A genomic region of Fundidesulfovibrio terrae contains the following coding sequences:
- a CDS encoding GGDEF domain-containing protein yields MPILDLKTVAVIGLVLHTALALVMLQTYLTRKIYPGFRSWTIGIACWVLASGAFFSRSVIGDTMTVLLGNLLLYLFGILMHSGLMRFYAMENRKRRLAVDVAVACAGLCVVYWNFFTWQNSNLRVFVNSLVTGFLLLRAGIAPLLIARARHNLVQLGISLSFGVIAGLLFVRAAMAVIDAPYPSMQLQDPLLKPLLLLGLFGVVIAVYGFISLMHIRLEEELRDAQSRLREIADTDPLTGLLNRRGFTEMAAHDVRMARRYGHRMSLIIFDLDHFKSINDTHGHAVGDAVLAAVGGVCLGAMREVDTVARWGGEEFAVLLPQTGLEDARLSAERLRGLLRSLRPMPGTDIMTTASFGVAEMGSEGFEELVARADQCLYRAKREGRDRVCVAAG; encoded by the coding sequence ATGCCGATTCTGGATCTGAAAACCGTCGCCGTCATAGGGCTGGTGCTGCATACGGCCCTGGCGCTGGTGATGCTCCAGACCTACCTCACGAGGAAAATCTACCCCGGGTTCCGCAGCTGGACCATCGGCATCGCCTGCTGGGTGCTGGCCAGCGGAGCGTTTTTCTCCAGGTCCGTCATCGGAGACACCATGACGGTCCTGCTGGGAAATCTGCTCCTGTATCTGTTCGGCATACTCATGCACAGCGGCCTGATGCGGTTTTACGCCATGGAGAACCGCAAGCGGCGCCTCGCCGTGGATGTGGCCGTGGCCTGCGCGGGCCTGTGCGTCGTGTATTGGAATTTCTTCACCTGGCAGAACTCCAACCTGCGGGTGTTCGTGAACTCGCTGGTGACGGGCTTCCTCCTGCTGCGGGCCGGGATCGCCCCCCTGCTGATCGCCAGGGCGCGGCACAACCTAGTCCAGCTGGGCATCAGCCTGAGCTTCGGAGTCATCGCCGGGCTGCTCTTCGTCCGGGCCGCCATGGCCGTGATCGACGCCCCATACCCCAGCATGCAGCTGCAGGACCCCCTGCTCAAGCCCCTGCTGCTCCTGGGGCTCTTCGGGGTGGTCATTGCGGTCTACGGCTTCATCTCGCTCATGCACATCCGCCTGGAGGAAGAGCTGCGCGACGCCCAGTCCCGGCTGCGGGAGATCGCCGACACCGATCCGCTGACCGGACTTCTGAACCGGCGGGGCTTCACCGAGATGGCTGCCCACGACGTCAGGATGGCCCGGCGCTACGGACACCGCATGAGCCTGATCATCTTCGACCTGGACCACTTCAAGAGCATCAACGACACGCACGGCCACGCCGTGGGCGACGCGGTGCTGGCGGCAGTGGGCGGGGTCTGCCTCGGGGCCATGCGCGAGGTGGACACCGTGGCCCGCTGGGGCGGCGAGGAATTCGCGGTGCTCCTGCCCCAGACAGGCCTGGAGGACGCCCGGCTCAGCGCCGAGCGGCTGCGCGGGCTGCTGCGTAGCCTGCGCCCCATGCCCGGGACGGACATCATGACCACGGCCAGCTTCGGCGTGGCTGAAATGGGCAGCGAGGGATTCGAGGAATTGGTGGCCCGCGCCGACCAGTGCCTGTACCGGGCGAAACGGGAAGGGCGGGACAGGGTGTGCGTGGCTGCGGGATAA
- a CDS encoding NAD-dependent epimerase/dehydratase family protein: MSVAIVTGSAGLIGSETARFFADKGFDVVGIDNNLRKTFFGEDASTEWNRNRLEQDLKGYTHYSADIRDHDAISKIYARYGKSIKAVIHCAAQPSHDWAASDPYMDFTVNANGTMVMMENFRQHCPEGVFIFTSTNKVYGDTPNYLPLVELDKRFEIEKGHKWEGGIDETMSIDQTKHSLFGASKVAADVVVQEYGRYFGLNTGIFRGGCLTGPAHSGTKLHGFLSYLMRCCITGKKYFIYGYKGKQVRDNIHSYDLVNSLWHFFEKPRVAEVYNMGGGRYSNCSMAEAIDMCQEITGKEMNYEYDETNRIGDHIWWVSGLKKFEEHYPNWKITYNVPKILKEIYEVQKDVVKEGGAGGNC, encoded by the coding sequence ATGTCTGTCGCCATCGTCACCGGCTCCGCCGGTCTCATCGGTTCGGAAACCGCCCGCTTCTTTGCGGACAAGGGCTTCGATGTCGTCGGCATCGACAACAACCTGCGCAAGACCTTCTTCGGCGAGGACGCCTCCACCGAGTGGAACCGCAACCGCCTGGAGCAGGACCTCAAGGGCTACACCCATTACAGCGCCGACATCCGCGACCACGACGCCATCAGCAAGATTTACGCCCGCTACGGCAAGTCCATCAAGGCCGTGATCCACTGCGCCGCCCAGCCCTCCCACGACTGGGCCGCCTCCGACCCCTACATGGACTTCACCGTCAACGCCAACGGCACCATGGTGATGATGGAGAACTTCCGCCAGCACTGCCCCGAGGGCGTGTTCATCTTCACCTCCACCAACAAGGTCTACGGCGACACGCCCAACTACCTGCCCCTGGTGGAGTTGGACAAGCGTTTCGAGATCGAGAAGGGCCACAAGTGGGAAGGCGGCATCGACGAGACCATGTCCATCGACCAGACCAAGCACAGCCTGTTCGGCGCCTCCAAGGTGGCGGCCGACGTGGTGGTGCAGGAGTACGGCCGCTACTTCGGGCTGAACACCGGAATCTTCCGCGGCGGCTGCCTGACCGGTCCCGCCCACTCCGGCACCAAGCTGCACGGATTCCTGTCCTACCTGATGCGCTGCTGCATCACCGGCAAGAAGTACTTCATCTACGGCTACAAGGGTAAGCAGGTCCGCGACAACATCCACTCCTACGACCTGGTGAACTCCCTGTGGCACTTCTTCGAGAAGCCCCGCGTGGCCGAAGTGTACAACATGGGCGGCGGCCGCTACTCCAACTGCTCCATGGCCGAAGCCATCGACATGTGCCAGGAAATCACCGGCAAGGAAATGAACTACGAATACGACGAGACCAATCGCATCGGCGACCACATCTGGTGGGTGTCGGGTCTCAAGAAGTTCGAAGAGCACTACCCCAACTGGAAGATCACCTACAACGTGCCCAAGATTCTGAAAGAAATCTACGAGGTGCAGAAGGACGTGGTCAAGGAAGGCGGCGCCGGCGGGAACTGCTAG
- a CDS encoding glycosyltransferase, with the protein MNGERVSVIITTRNESRNIGNCLESIKAQSYPAELIEIIVVDNQSTDDTKAIAGSFTDKVFDKGPERSAQRNFGFAKATGDLFMFLDADMILSATVVERSVAKMRREALCALYIPEIVLGKGFFPTVRRFERSFYDGTVIDCVRIFTREAFEDIGGFDESLTGPEDWDFDRHMRNRCRVGVLSEYDFDRVDAYVSSLPDAAGSRAACGCTIAGSDMVSKLSGYENFSRDDTPLLFHNEAAFDLWRYLTKKTYYGGSFEAYIAKWPAGDPDIKRQFGAAYRFFGVFLENGRWRRLASHPRLAFGMYFLRFLVGFMFILDKIKR; encoded by the coding sequence ATGAACGGCGAGCGCGTCTCGGTCATCATCACCACCCGCAACGAATCCCGAAACATCGGCAACTGCCTGGAGTCCATCAAGGCCCAGAGCTATCCCGCCGAGCTCATCGAGATCATCGTGGTGGACAACCAGTCCACGGATGACACCAAAGCCATCGCCGGGAGCTTCACGGACAAGGTCTTCGACAAGGGCCCCGAGAGGAGCGCCCAGCGCAACTTCGGCTTCGCCAAAGCCACCGGGGACCTGTTCATGTTCCTGGACGCGGACATGATCCTCTCGGCCACCGTGGTCGAGCGCTCGGTGGCCAAGATGCGCCGCGAGGCGCTCTGCGCCCTGTACATCCCCGAGATCGTGCTCGGGAAGGGATTCTTCCCCACGGTGCGCCGCTTCGAACGCAGCTTCTACGACGGCACGGTCATCGACTGCGTGCGCATCTTCACCCGCGAGGCCTTCGAGGACATCGGCGGCTTTGACGAGAGCCTCACCGGCCCCGAGGACTGGGACTTCGACCGGCACATGCGCAACCGCTGCCGGGTGGGGGTCCTGTCCGAATACGATTTCGACCGGGTGGACGCCTACGTGTCCTCGCTTCCGGACGCTGCGGGGTCGCGTGCCGCCTGCGGCTGCACCATCGCCGGATCGGACATGGTCTCGAAACTTTCCGGCTATGAAAATTTCTCCCGGGACGACACGCCGCTCCTGTTCCACAACGAGGCGGCCTTCGACCTGTGGCGGTATCTGACCAAGAAGACGTACTACGGCGGGTCCTTTGAAGCCTATATCGCCAAGTGGCCCGCAGGCGATCCGGACATCAAGCGCCAGTTCGGAGCCGCGTACAGGTTCTTCGGGGTCTTTCTGGAAAACGGCCGCTGGCGGCGGCTCGCGTCGCATCCCCGCCTGGCCTTCGGCATGTATTTCCTGCGTTTTCTGGTGGGCTTCATGTTCATACTGGACAAAATCAAACGGTAA
- a CDS encoding B12-binding domain-containing radical SAM protein — protein sequence MKVSVSYPPLESSKGVALLSQNRQFQWFTNPTYIYPMVPSYAASLCKARGHEVFWDDGIAEEMTYAAWLDRIKREKPDLIALESKTPVIKRHWKIVEELKRELPGSKVALMGDHVTALPRESMENCPVDFVIAGGDYDFILGDLADHLSGKSPTLPGGVWYREGGEIKDSGPASLEHDLEKLPYIDRELTRWELYAYKNGNFKYTPGTYVYAGRDCWWGKCTFCSWTTLYPGRNYRTVSVERHLDEIEKLVALGVKEIFDDSGCFPKGKWLEDFCRGMIKRGLNKKVVMGCNMRVGALSQEQWNLLKAANFRFILIGLESVVQSTLDRLVKGIKVAQIEETLKMCKKAGLAPHITTMVGYPWETMADARATIDFAKRMFTQGYLDTLQATIVVPYPGTPLFAEAKKQGWLTTENWEDYDMRRSVWKSPISSDDVLQFKNELYKAALTPAFILRKILSIRSVDDIAFFYRAAGKLIGHLLNTRKGCSECKK from the coding sequence CAGTTCCAGTGGTTCACCAACCCCACCTACATCTACCCCATGGTGCCCTCCTACGCGGCCAGCCTGTGCAAGGCGCGCGGCCATGAGGTGTTCTGGGACGACGGCATTGCCGAGGAAATGACCTACGCGGCCTGGCTCGACCGCATCAAGCGCGAGAAGCCGGACCTGATCGCGCTGGAGTCCAAGACCCCGGTCATCAAGCGCCACTGGAAGATCGTGGAGGAGCTGAAGCGCGAGCTGCCCGGCTCCAAGGTGGCCCTCATGGGCGACCACGTCACCGCCCTGCCGCGCGAATCCATGGAGAACTGCCCGGTGGACTTCGTCATTGCGGGCGGCGACTACGACTTCATCCTGGGCGACCTGGCCGACCACCTCTCGGGCAAGTCCCCGACCCTGCCCGGCGGCGTATGGTACCGTGAAGGCGGCGAGATCAAGGACAGCGGCCCGGCCAGCCTCGAGCACGACCTGGAGAAGCTGCCCTACATCGACCGCGAGCTGACCCGGTGGGAACTCTACGCCTACAAGAACGGCAACTTCAAATACACCCCCGGCACCTACGTCTACGCCGGCCGCGACTGCTGGTGGGGCAAGTGCACCTTCTGCTCCTGGACCACCCTGTATCCGGGCCGCAACTACCGCACCGTCTCCGTGGAACGCCACCTGGACGAGATCGAAAAGCTCGTGGCGCTCGGCGTGAAGGAAATCTTCGACGACTCGGGCTGCTTCCCCAAGGGTAAGTGGCTGGAGGACTTCTGCCGCGGCATGATCAAGCGCGGCCTCAACAAGAAGGTGGTCATGGGCTGCAACATGCGCGTGGGAGCGCTGTCGCAGGAGCAGTGGAACCTGCTCAAGGCCGCCAATTTCCGGTTCATCCTGATCGGGCTTGAGTCCGTGGTGCAGTCCACGCTGGACCGTCTGGTCAAGGGCATCAAGGTGGCCCAGATCGAGGAGACGCTCAAGATGTGCAAGAAGGCCGGACTGGCCCCGCACATCACCACCATGGTGGGCTACCCTTGGGAAACCATGGCCGACGCCCGCGCCACCATCGACTTCGCCAAGCGCATGTTCACCCAGGGCTACCTGGACACGCTCCAGGCCACCATCGTGGTGCCCTACCCCGGCACGCCTCTTTTTGCAGAGGCCAAGAAGCAGGGCTGGCTGACCACCGAGAACTGGGAAGACTACGACATGCGCAGAAGCGTGTGGAAGTCGCCCATCTCAAGCGATGACGTGTTGCAATTCAAGAACGAACTGTATAAGGCCGCCCTGACCCCGGCATTCATCCTGCGCAAGATTCTGTCGATCCGCAGCGTGGACGATATCGCGTTCTTCTACCGCGCCGCCGGGAAGCTGATCGGACATTTGCTGAACACCCGCAAGGGTTGTTCGGAGTGCAAGAAGTAA